One part of the Gossypium raimondii isolate GPD5lz chromosome 1, ASM2569854v1, whole genome shotgun sequence genome encodes these proteins:
- the LOC105787009 gene encoding uncharacterized protein LOC105787009 yields MPRYKEDPPAVCVYTVCDESRYLIVRNVPALGCGDDLLKLFANYGDVEECKPMDAEDCEQFTDVYWIKFRLISNARFAKRKLDEFVFLRNRLLVSYASQFESLDDTKDKLEGRRKEILARLNSQRSKGHPVHRVLSSNEAPSLPASSHHIPDQINNRLRDVGDAEFRSHSNNARITRVSSDKDYFPSQSMNQTVKTVRDKLNKIQSSSEHLQAGPTPKKTRVDNRIRI; encoded by the exons ATGCCTCGTTACAAAGAAGATCCGCCAGCGGTTTGCGTCTATACAGTCTGCGACGAATCCAG ATATTTGATTGTGAGGAACGTTCCCGCGTTGGGATGTGGCGATGATTTGCTGAAACTCTTTGCTAATTACGGAGACGTTGAAGA ATGTAAACCAATGGATGCAGAAGATTGTGAGCAATTTACTGATGTTTATTGGATCAAATTTCGACTCATTAGCAATGCCAG GTTTGCGAAGAGAAAATTGGACGAGTTTGTGTTCTTGAGGAATCGTTTGCTGGTCTCATATGCTTCTCAATTTGAAAGCCTTGATGACACCAAAGATAAGTTAGAAGGCAGAAGGAAAGAAATCCTTGCAAGATTGAATT CTCAAAGATCTAAAGGGCATCCAGTTCATCGCGTGCTCTCTTCCAATGAGGCTCCATCACTTCCTGCTTCATCTCATCATATTCCTGACCAGATTAATAATCGACTGAG GGATGTTGGGGATGCAGAGTTCAGGTCTCACAGTAATAATGCTCGAATAACAAGAGTGTCATCTGACAAG GACTACTTCCCTTCCCAGTCAATGAATCAGACGGTTAAAACGGTTAGGGACAAACTCAATAAG ATTCAATCAAGCTCTGAACATTTGCAAGCCGGACCTACACCCAAGAAAACACGAGTGGACAATAGAATAAGAATCTGA